The Noviherbaspirillum saxi genome includes a window with the following:
- the pilM gene encoding agglutinin biogenesis protein MshI, with the protein MRPPNAKPSVECAVFQPLEKLPVADALDKLGKERNLSRYQCSTLLGAREYQMLSVEAPAVPPEELKAAIRWRIKDMLDFHIDDATVDVLAVPSDKNASSRTNSMYAVAARNNVIKTRQELLGSVKIPLSVIDIPDMAQRNISALLEPEGRGVAFLSFDAEGGLLTVTYSGELYLTRRIEVPLSQLQQTYGDDRVACHERITLELQRSLDHFERQYQFVTVARLFLSPLGEAGESLRSYLSSNLYIPVETVDLGSIVDITKIPDLGSVQSQQRYFMTLGAALRHEEKTL; encoded by the coding sequence GTGCGACCGCCAAATGCCAAACCCAGCGTCGAGTGCGCCGTCTTCCAGCCGCTTGAAAAACTGCCCGTCGCTGATGCATTGGACAAGCTTGGCAAAGAGCGCAATCTTTCCCGTTACCAGTGTTCCACCCTGCTGGGCGCGCGCGAATACCAGATGCTGTCCGTCGAGGCTCCTGCCGTGCCTCCCGAAGAACTCAAGGCAGCGATCCGCTGGCGTATCAAGGATATGTTGGATTTTCATATCGATGACGCCACTGTGGACGTGCTTGCCGTCCCGTCCGACAAGAATGCATCAAGCCGCACCAACAGCATGTACGCGGTTGCTGCGCGCAATAATGTCATCAAGACGCGGCAGGAACTTCTGGGAAGCGTCAAGATTCCCTTGTCGGTCATCGATATCCCTGACATGGCACAACGCAATATCTCGGCCTTGCTGGAGCCTGAAGGGCGCGGCGTGGCGTTCTTGTCCTTCGATGCGGAGGGCGGATTGTTGACGGTCACCTATTCGGGTGAGCTCTACCTGACCCGGCGCATCGAAGTGCCGCTGTCACAGTTGCAGCAAACCTACGGCGATGACCGCGTTGCCTGCCACGAAAGAATCACGCTGGAATTGCAGCGCTCCCTGGATCACTTCGAAAGGCAATATCAGTTCGTCACGGTAGCCAGGCTGTTTCTGTCTCCACTGGGCGAGGCGGGCGAGTCCTTGCGCAGCTATCTTTCGTCGAATCTCTACATTCCTGTAGAAACCGTCGATCTGGGATCGATCGTCGATATCACAAAGATCCCAGATCTTGGCTCGGTCCAGTCGCAGCAGCGCTATTTCATGACGCTGGGCGCGGCCTTGCGTCACGAGGAGAAGACGCTGTGA
- a CDS encoding MSHA biogenesis protein MshI: MSQQINLFNPIFLKQKKHFSAVTMAQGLGVILLGSFVVAGYAQMQLGAIQDQAASTATQLGSTKAQLAKVSADYAPRQKSKELEAQLQQVESELRSQTQTYDFVRRGGVGNTNGYAAYLRAFSHQIVDGLWLTSFGIDGIANEFELRGRALQPELVPVYISRLKKETVMQGKSFSQLTMVNPEVDTPPDTTANPSAASAQKRIPARYVEFVLKSSGVPSDASRQAGPAVEGAAGGLGAAQ; this comes from the coding sequence GTGAGTCAGCAGATCAATCTCTTCAATCCGATTTTTCTCAAACAGAAAAAGCACTTTTCAGCGGTGACCATGGCCCAGGGGCTGGGCGTGATCCTGCTCGGTTCCTTTGTCGTCGCCGGCTATGCGCAAATGCAGCTGGGAGCGATCCAGGACCAGGCAGCATCCACGGCAACCCAGCTGGGTTCCACCAAGGCGCAACTGGCAAAGGTCAGCGCCGATTACGCGCCCCGACAGAAAAGCAAGGAACTCGAAGCGCAACTGCAGCAAGTCGAATCGGAATTGCGTTCTCAAACCCAGACATATGATTTCGTGCGGCGTGGAGGCGTAGGGAATACCAACGGCTACGCCGCCTACCTGCGCGCGTTTTCGCACCAGATTGTCGATGGACTCTGGCTGACCAGCTTCGGCATCGACGGTATTGCGAACGAGTTCGAGTTGCGCGGCCGCGCCCTGCAGCCGGAATTGGTGCCTGTGTATATCAGCCGCCTCAAGAAGGAGACGGTCATGCAGGGCAAGTCGTTCTCGCAATTGACGATGGTGAATCCCGAGGTCGATACGCCGCCTGATACCACTGCGAACCCGTCGGCCGCCAGCGCGCAGAAGCGGATCCCCGCGCGCTATGTCGAGTTTGTATTAAAGTCTTCCGGCGTGCCATCGGATGCAAGCAGGCAGGCCGGCCCGGCGGTCGAGGGCGCGGCAGGCGGTTTGGGAGCGGCGCAATGA
- a CDS encoding type II secretion system protein M yields the protein MKEYWQKLALRIDALSLRERAMAFGIAALILVSMVNSFLVDPQFSQQKKLAQQVNQNQQQIAAMQAEIRQRVMSHDVDPDAATRLRLEQLLQQSAKMKSEFTGMQHGLVSPDKMPLLLEDLLKRDGRLRLKSLKTLPVSSLNEPLEAAPPAGGPQAAKPAQKEQADQAEPKSAVYKHGVEIVVVGNYADIANYLDQLERMPWRLFWAKAKFNVEAYPDSSLTLTLFTLSLDKKWLNI from the coding sequence ATGAAAGAATACTGGCAAAAACTGGCTCTCAGAATCGATGCATTGAGCTTGCGCGAACGTGCAATGGCTTTCGGCATTGCCGCGCTCATCCTGGTATCGATGGTCAACAGCTTTCTGGTCGACCCGCAGTTTTCGCAACAAAAGAAACTGGCCCAGCAGGTCAATCAGAACCAGCAGCAGATCGCGGCAATGCAGGCCGAAATCCGGCAGCGCGTGATGTCGCACGACGTCGACCCGGATGCGGCAACCCGGCTTCGCCTGGAGCAGTTGCTGCAGCAATCGGCAAAAATGAAGAGCGAGTTCACCGGGATGCAACATGGCCTCGTGTCACCGGACAAGATGCCCCTGTTGTTGGAGGATCTGCTCAAGCGTGACGGCCGGCTCCGGTTGAAGTCCTTGAAGACGCTGCCGGTATCGTCGTTGAACGAACCCTTGGAAGCAGCCCCCCCTGCCGGTGGGCCCCAGGCCGCCAAACCTGCGCAAAAGGAGCAGGCGGACCAGGCGGAGCCCAAGAGCGCGGTATATAAACATGGCGTCGAGATTGTCGTTGTCGGCAACTATGCCGATATCGCGAACTACCTCGATCAGCTCGAGCGCATGCCATGGCGGCTGTTCTGGGCCAAAGCCAAGTTCAATGTCGAAGCCTATCCTGATTCGAGTCTGACGCTGACTCTCTTCACGCTCAGCCTGGATAAAAAATGGCTCAACATTTGA
- a CDS encoding MSHA biogenesis protein MshP, which produces MTKQITQKGFGAIAAIVVLVILAVFAGAIVKFGTAQQLGSAQDIESARAWQAAKAGTDWGLFQIFQPGGIWRTAAGCNSAAQTLNLTAVNGFRVTVRCAATPNYVEGEDANGAPQTVRGYRIEAVACNSAICPDDNVATTAGYVERARQVIAFCPVGTLATDCPP; this is translated from the coding sequence ATGACAAAACAGATAACGCAAAAAGGCTTCGGCGCTATCGCTGCCATCGTGGTGCTTGTCATTCTCGCCGTTTTTGCCGGCGCAATTGTCAAGTTCGGCACGGCGCAGCAGCTTGGATCGGCGCAGGACATTGAATCGGCCCGCGCTTGGCAGGCGGCGAAAGCGGGCACGGATTGGGGACTGTTTCAGATATTTCAGCCAGGGGGAATCTGGCGGACTGCTGCCGGTTGCAATAGCGCTGCGCAAACCTTGAACCTGACTGCGGTAAATGGCTTCCGGGTTACCGTGCGATGTGCGGCAACGCCCAATTATGTTGAAGGGGAAGACGCGAACGGAGCGCCACAGACGGTACGCGGCTATCGGATTGAAGCAGTGGCATGTAATTCTGCGATCTGTCCCGATGATAATGTGGCCACGACAGCGGGCTATGTCGAACGCGCGCGGCAGGTAATTGCCTTTTGTCCAGTAGGCACACTGGCAACCGATTGCCCCCCTTGA